The following coding sequences lie in one Spartobacteria bacterium genomic window:
- a CDS encoding BMP family ABC transporter substrate-binding protein gives MKKILTLTCTFAIALGLWGCGQKKAEEPAAKTESAAKPAAAEKKPVTMGFIFIGPIGDGGWTYEHNKGREFVEKELGIKTIYKESVPEGPEVKEIMRSMIDQGCNIIAATSFGYMDYVEELSNEFPDVKFLHCSGYKTTKNMANYFGRMYEPRYLSGIVAGMKTKTDKIGYVAAFEIPEVIRGINAFTLGVQSVKPDAEVIVRWTHTWYDPAKEKAAAEALLDEGCDVIAQHQDTAGPQQAAEERGVWAIGYNSDMSKMAPKSNMTSPVWAWGPYLVDQVKAVQDGTWKTSSFWGGMKDQTVKLAPFTALAPEGAADKVAAVQKQIEDGSFTIFKGPIKDQSGTVRVPADKAMTDGEMLSMDWFVDGVVGKTKSE, from the coding sequence ATGAAAAAAATACTGACCCTTACCTGCACTTTTGCCATAGCACTCGGGCTATGGGGATGCGGGCAGAAAAAAGCGGAAGAACCCGCTGCCAAAACAGAATCAGCAGCAAAACCAGCCGCAGCAGAAAAGAAACCCGTCACCATGGGCTTCATTTTCATCGGACCCATCGGCGATGGCGGTTGGACCTATGAACATAATAAAGGCCGTGAATTTGTTGAAAAAGAACTGGGCATCAAAACCATTTACAAAGAAAGCGTTCCTGAAGGACCTGAAGTTAAAGAAATCATGCGCAGTATGATTGATCAGGGCTGCAACATCATCGCGGCAACAAGCTTCGGTTACATGGACTACGTGGAAGAGCTTTCCAATGAATTTCCTGATGTGAAATTCCTGCATTGTTCGGGTTATAAAACCACAAAAAATATGGCCAACTATTTCGGCCGTATGTATGAACCCCGCTACCTTTCCGGTATCGTTGCCGGCATGAAAACCAAGACAGATAAAATCGGTTATGTGGCAGCCTTTGAAATTCCTGAAGTGATTCGTGGCATCAATGCCTTTACACTGGGTGTTCAGTCAGTGAAACCCGATGCAGAAGTCATCGTGCGCTGGACCCATACCTGGTACGACCCCGCAAAGGAAAAAGCGGCCGCCGAAGCACTGCTGGATGAAGGCTGCGACGTTATTGCACAGCATCAGGATACTGCCGGACCGCAGCAGGCCGCTGAAGAACGTGGCGTCTGGGCCATCGGATATAACTCTGACATGAGCAAAATGGCACCCAAATCCAACATGACTTCTCCTGTATGGGCCTGGGGTCCGTATCTGGTCGATCAGGTCAAAGCGGTTCAGGACGGAACATGGAAAACCAGCAGTTTCTGGGGCGGCATGAAAGACCAAACGGTAAAATTAGCTCCCTTTACCGCACTCGCTCCTGAAGGGGCTGCCGATAAAGTGGCAGCTGTTCAGAAACAAATTGAAGATGGAAGTTTCACCATTTTCAAAGGCCCCATCAAAGATCAGAGCGGCACCGTTCGCGTTCCTGCAGACAAAGCCATGACCGATGGCGAAATGCTGTCCATGGACTGGTTTGTCGACGGCGTCGTAGGAAAAACGAAAAGCGAATAA
- a CDS encoding N-acetyltransferase, producing the protein MSFQVQPMGITDVVFCREQAAREGWNPGLYDMEVFYKTDPDGWFKAVDDRGQIMGCISAVAYDETFGFIGFFVVLPMYRGGRVGIELGRRALEYLGDRIIGQDGVFAKVANYETWGFIYCYRNLRYEWQSDCGLFARSNIQTAAYDVSMQSAVLEYDRLLFPCSRAGFLTEWLAMKGALVRTAWIGSQLVGYGLRRPCVAGYKIGPLFSDTQDIAMSLFASLVDAVPACTPVYLDVPEKNASAIAMVGSLGMRQCFGTARMYKNGIPELDIPRIFGVTSFELG; encoded by the coding sequence ATGTCATTTCAGGTTCAGCCAATGGGTATTACTGATGTTGTTTTTTGCAGGGAGCAGGCCGCGAGAGAAGGGTGGAATCCGGGGCTTTACGATATGGAAGTCTTTTATAAGACTGATCCTGACGGCTGGTTCAAGGCGGTCGATGATCGGGGGCAGATCATGGGATGCATCTCTGCTGTGGCGTATGATGAGACCTTTGGGTTTATTGGTTTTTTTGTCGTGCTGCCGATGTATAGAGGCGGACGAGTGGGGATAGAACTGGGACGTCGTGCGCTTGAGTATCTGGGTGATCGCATAATCGGACAGGACGGCGTGTTTGCAAAAGTGGCTAATTATGAAACGTGGGGTTTTATCTACTGTTACCGCAATTTGCGCTACGAATGGCAAAGCGATTGCGGCTTGTTTGCCCGGTCAAATATACAGACGGCGGCCTACGATGTATCCATGCAGTCTGCTGTCCTTGAGTATGATCGGCTTCTTTTTCCATGTTCACGTGCTGGATTTCTCACTGAGTGGCTGGCGATGAAGGGTGCTTTAGTTCGGACTGCGTGGATTGGTTCGCAGCTTGTAGGATATGGACTGCGCCGCCCATGCGTTGCCGGATATAAAATTGGCCCTCTGTTTTCAGATACGCAGGATATTGCCATGTCGCTGTTTGCGTCGCTTGTCGATGCCGTGCCGGCATGTACACCTGTTTATCTAGATGTGCCTGAAAAAAACGCTTCAGCGATTGCGATGGTCGGCTCACTAGGAATGCGTCAGTGTTTCGGTACCGCCCGCATGTATAAAAATGGCATTCCTGAACTCGATATACCACGCATATTCGGCGTGACCAGCTTCGAGCTGGGATAG
- a CDS encoding ABC transporter permease — MIQMQSRTRCPGWQSFAFRMIGVLGALLVTSAFMRLMGHNPLSVYWAIIEGALGSPYRVKETVIEATPLLLCSLGIAVAFKMKFWNIGAEGQLLVGGIAATFCALHFGTLPSWLLIPLMMICGMIAGGIWGFIPAFFRARFKTNETIFTLMLNYVALKIITYLQYGPWRDPAAMGFPKIASFPPSAVLPKVLGVHCGWIIALVTAVIMYIFMKHSKKGYEISVVGESENTARYAGMNVGRVIMFTMVISGTMAGLAGVVQASAVSKTLSVELSSGIGYTAIITAWLSGLSAPVMVIVCFLFAAMIQGADYIQMAYEIPQAAADILQSIILFFVLGSEFFIRYRLIIRQPKKQETKEVRHAD, encoded by the coding sequence ATGATTCAAATGCAGTCCAGAACCCGCTGTCCCGGCTGGCAGTCCTTTGCATTCCGAATGATTGGTGTATTGGGAGCCCTCCTTGTGACATCTGCATTCATGAGACTGATGGGGCATAATCCGTTATCGGTTTATTGGGCCATTATCGAAGGCGCACTGGGATCGCCCTATCGCGTCAAAGAAACGGTGATTGAGGCGACACCCCTGCTTTTGTGTTCTCTGGGCATCGCCGTCGCCTTCAAAATGAAATTCTGGAATATCGGAGCAGAGGGTCAACTGCTGGTCGGCGGCATTGCGGCAACCTTCTGTGCGCTGCATTTCGGAACCCTTCCTTCGTGGCTGCTGATTCCGCTCATGATGATATGCGGCATGATCGCAGGCGGCATCTGGGGCTTTATTCCTGCTTTTTTTCGCGCCAGGTTTAAAACGAACGAGACGATTTTCACATTGATGCTCAACTACGTGGCATTAAAAATTATTACCTACCTTCAATACGGGCCATGGCGTGATCCTGCGGCGATGGGGTTTCCGAAAATTGCCAGTTTCCCGCCTTCGGCCGTTTTACCTAAAGTTCTGGGCGTCCACTGCGGATGGATCATTGCTCTGGTCACAGCGGTCATCATGTACATATTCATGAAGCACTCCAAGAAGGGCTATGAAATATCTGTAGTAGGAGAAAGCGAAAATACCGCGCGCTATGCAGGAATGAATGTAGGACGTGTCATCATGTTTACCATGGTGATCAGCGGTACTATGGCCGGATTGGCAGGCGTCGTGCAGGCGTCGGCAGTGAGCAAAACCTTATCGGTTGAATTATCCAGCGGCATCGGCTATACCGCCATCATTACCGCATGGCTGTCCGGTCTCAGCGCGCCCGTCATGGTCATTGTCTGCTTTCTTTTTGCCGCCATGATTCAGGGAGCCGATTATATTCAGATGGCCTATGAGATTCCGCAGGCCGCCGCGGATATTTTACAATCCATCATTTTGTTCTTTGTGTTGGGCAGTGAATTTTTCATTCGTTACCGCTTGATTATCCGACAGCCGAAAAAACAGGAAACCAAGGAGGTGCGCCATGCTGACTGA
- a CDS encoding FliA/WhiG family RNA polymerase sigma factor has protein sequence MQDDKKKVTDSRDADDAVLWDAYWQNTDDGRTLTALLESHMPLVYHVLERVSISLPPHVAIEDLLQSATLGLYHAITRFDPKMGNRFASFAYPRIRGAILDELRQMDFLSRSTRSQLKKVEDTIREWAQEHGDSPDEDDIASELGMRPEYVSTLLSRSQPWLSLDSVIAGGDGDLTLQDVLADTVNRTPDQEAVTQDLIQQMRKAFMTLPAREQKILYLYYYEELRLSEIAVLYELTEARICQLHALAVAKLKVALKLD, from the coding sequence ATGCAAGACGATAAAAAAAAGGTAACGGACTCACGGGACGCTGACGATGCAGTGCTTTGGGATGCGTATTGGCAGAATACGGATGATGGGCGCACACTGACGGCGTTACTGGAATCGCACATGCCGCTGGTTTATCATGTTCTGGAACGGGTCTCCATCAGTTTGCCGCCGCATGTGGCCATTGAAGATTTGTTGCAGTCTGCTACGCTTGGATTGTACCATGCGATTACGCGATTTGATCCGAAAATGGGAAATCGATTTGCGTCTTTTGCCTATCCGCGTATTCGGGGTGCGATTCTGGACGAGTTGCGGCAGATGGATTTTTTGAGCCGGTCGACACGTAGTCAGCTCAAAAAAGTGGAGGACACCATTCGTGAATGGGCACAGGAGCATGGGGATTCCCCTGATGAAGATGATATTGCTTCAGAACTGGGAATGCGGCCTGAATATGTGTCGACGTTGCTTTCACGCTCTCAGCCATGGTTGTCGCTAGATAGTGTTATTGCGGGAGGCGATGGCGATCTGACTTTGCAGGATGTGCTGGCGGATACGGTAAACAGGACGCCGGATCAGGAGGCGGTAACGCAGGATTTGATTCAGCAGATGCGCAAGGCTTTTATGACGTTACCGGCCAGGGAGCAGAAGATTTTGTATCTATATTATTACGAAGAACTCCGCCTTAGTGAAATTGCGGTCTTGTATGAACTGACGGAAGCACGCATCTGTCAGCTGCATGCGTTGGCGGTGGCGAAACTGAAGGTTGCGCTGAAACTGGATTAA
- the surE gene encoding 5'/3'-nucleotidase SurE translates to MNILISNDDGIYSPGIETLYQAASKFGQVFVVAPDSERSATGHGITISDPIKAKPVKLPLFSGYATSGTPADCVKLACGGLLDIRPDLVLSGINLGANTGVSVAYSGTVSAAAEAAIQGIPGIAFSLCTFANPLWKTAGSIVEEFITRYLKTKNDWPTNTLINVNIPNTTKIKGFKTVPIARSRFEQLFHKRKDPRGNTYFWMDGKIQSLDSREENDLWAVDNGYVSVSPVAFAATRSELLPSLKNMFTK, encoded by the coding sequence ATGAATATACTAATTTCCAACGACGATGGCATTTATTCCCCCGGGATTGAAACTCTTTATCAGGCAGCCAGTAAATTTGGTCAGGTTTTTGTGGTCGCTCCCGACAGCGAACGCTCGGCCACCGGCCATGGCATTACAATATCTGATCCGATCAAAGCAAAGCCTGTCAAGCTCCCCCTGTTTTCTGGTTACGCCACCAGTGGAACACCTGCTGACTGCGTGAAACTGGCCTGCGGCGGACTCCTTGATATTCGCCCCGACCTCGTTCTCAGCGGAATAAACCTAGGAGCCAATACCGGTGTCAGTGTTGCTTATTCCGGCACCGTATCTGCCGCCGCTGAAGCCGCTATTCAGGGAATTCCCGGCATCGCCTTTTCTCTCTGCACATTTGCCAATCCCCTATGGAAAACGGCCGGTTCCATCGTCGAGGAATTTATAACCCGCTACCTAAAAACAAAAAATGACTGGCCGACAAACACGCTGATCAACGTAAATATCCCCAACACAACAAAAATAAAAGGCTTCAAAACCGTCCCCATTGCCCGATCCCGATTCGAGCAGCTCTTCCATAAACGAAAAGATCCAAGGGGTAATACCTACTTCTGGATGGACGGAAAAATCCAATCGCTCGACTCCCGGGAAGAAAACGACCTCTGGGCTGTCGATAACGGCTATGTTTCCGTTTCTCCCGTCGCTTTCGCCGCCACTCGCAGCGAATTACTGCCGTCCCTGAAAAACATGTTTACTAAATAG
- a CDS encoding ABC transporter permease codes for MLTDFLNAAIVAGTPLLFAVLGEILVERSGKLNLGLEGMMLMGAVIGFQVGLHTSNSLLAICMAMTAGGCGGLIFALLTITLRANQVVSGLALTMFGMGFSSFVGKSLVGEALPETMKVFFKVRPVPVLADIPFIGPVFFQHDIMVYVGFISVIIVSLYLYHTRWGLFLRAVGENTAAADAAGINIVLYQYLHVIIGGVLSGLGGAYLSLVDVPAWQDNITTGRGWIAIALVIFCKWNPWMVFLGAYLFGGLDIIGFRLQKYDIPISQYLIDMLPYLVTIAILIISSVRKSRGSAGPAELGKPYFREEK; via the coding sequence ATGCTGACTGATTTTCTGAATGCCGCCATTGTTGCCGGAACCCCGCTTCTTTTTGCTGTTCTGGGCGAAATTCTTGTAGAACGCAGCGGGAAGCTGAATCTGGGACTGGAAGGGATGATGCTCATGGGGGCGGTCATCGGGTTCCAGGTAGGACTGCATACCTCTAATTCTCTTTTGGCCATCTGTATGGCCATGACCGCCGGCGGGTGCGGCGGACTCATCTTTGCCCTTCTCACCATTACGCTGCGAGCCAATCAGGTGGTGTCAGGACTGGCATTGACGATGTTCGGAATGGGCTTTTCCAGTTTTGTAGGAAAATCACTGGTGGGCGAAGCGCTGCCGGAGACCATGAAAGTGTTTTTCAAGGTGCGGCCCGTCCCTGTATTAGCGGATATTCCATTTATCGGCCCCGTATTCTTTCAGCATGATATCATGGTATATGTAGGATTTATTTCCGTCATCATCGTTTCATTGTATCTTTATCACACGCGATGGGGTCTATTTCTACGGGCCGTCGGAGAAAATACGGCTGCGGCCGACGCAGCAGGAATCAACATTGTGCTGTACCAGTATCTACATGTGATTATCGGCGGCGTGCTATCCGGACTGGGCGGAGCCTATCTTTCACTGGTGGACGTCCCTGCCTGGCAGGACAATATCACCACCGGACGAGGCTGGATCGCTATTGCACTGGTTATTTTCTGCAAATGGAATCCGTGGATGGTCTTTCTGGGAGCCTACCTCTTTGGCGGACTTGATATCATTGGGTTTCGACTTCAAAAGTACGACATACCCATTTCGCAATACCTTATCGATATGCTGCCCTATCTGGTAACCATTGCGATTCTGATTATTTCGTCGGTACGCAAATCGCGCGGAAGTGCCGGACCGGCAGAATTAGGTAAACCCTATTTTCGCGAAGAGAAGTAA